CGCGCCCCCCCTGGCCGCCACGATACGCTACGCCGGGAAACCCCTCTCATACAACAACCTGCTCGACCTCGACGCCGCCTGGCGCGCGGTGCAGGCCTTTGAGGAGCCCGCCGTGGTGGTGGTCAAACACCTCAGCCCCTGTGGCGTGGCCGTGGGCGAGAGCGTAGCCCAGGCATTGCCTCACGCCATCGCCAGCGACCCGGTTTCGGCCTTTGGCAGCGTGATCGCCGCCAACCGGCTGGTGGATGAGGCTTTTGTAGAGGCCTTAGGCAAACTCTTTGTGGAAGCCATCATCGCGCCGGGCTACACCCCCGAAGCCGAGGCCCGGCTCACACAAAAGCGCAAGCGCATCCGTCTGTTGGAACGCGCCAACGGCCTGCCCGCCCAAGAGAGTGAGTACCGCAGCGTGTTGGGCGGCTTTCTGGCCCAGGAGGTGGATCACGGCGACCCCGCCGATGCCACCTGGCGGGTGGTGACCCAAAAGCAGCCCACCGAGGTCGAGATGGCCACGCTGCGCTTTGCCTGGAAAGCGGTGCAGCATGTGAAGTCCAACGCCGTATTGCTGGCCCAACCCACCGAGGGTGGCTTTGCCACCGTGGGCATCGGCGGCGGGCAGCCCAACCGGGTGGATTGCGTGCGCATCGCCGGCGAGCGGGCCGGCGCAAAGGCCGCGGGCAGCGTGCTGGCCTCCGACGCCTTCTTCCCCTTCCCCGACGGGATCGAAGAGGCGGCCAAACAGGGCGTGACGGCCATCGTACAGCCCGGCGGCTCCATCCGCGATGCAGAGGTCATCGCCGCTGCGAACCGCCTGGGCCTGGCGATGGTATTCACCGGCGTGCGGCATTTTCGGCATTAGGAGTGCTACGGTGCCAGGTGTTCCAGTATCAGGAGAAGGTCTCCCTGCCCTCAAATTCGACGAACGCGGCCTGATCCCGGCCGTGGTGCAGGATGTCCACACCCTCCAGGTACTCATGGTAGCCTACATGAATGCCGAAGCCTTGCAGCGCACCCTGGAAACCGGCGAGGCACACTTCTGGTCGCGCAGCCGGCAGGGACTCTGGCACAAGGGCGCGACCTCGGGCAACATCCAGAAAGTCGTCGAAATCCGAGTGGACTGTGATGCTGATACCCTCTTGCTGCTGGTAGAACCCGCCGGCCCGGCCTGTCACACGGGCAACACCTCGTGCTTCTACCGTCGCTACCCTGCCTTGACCTTTGCTCTCTGGCCCCCGGCCCCAAGCACGGACAACCCCACCACGGATTGAATCATGAACCTCACCCAACTCTACACCATCCTGAAAGAGCGCCAGGCCCATCCCCACCCGGAATCCTACACGGCCCGCCTCCTGGCCGAGGGCCTGCCGCGCATTGCCCAAAAAGTGGGCGAAGAGGCCACCGAAGTGGTGGTGGCCACCCTGAGCCAGGACGACCGCCGACTGACAGAGGAAATCGCCGACCTGGCTTATCATGTCCTCGTGCTCATGGTCGCCCGCGGCCTCACCCCGGAAGACATCGCCGCTGAACTGGAGCGCCGCCACCGATGAAGCCCGTGCTTCTCTTCGACCTGGACGGCGTGCTCGTCGAGCCTGGGGGCTATCGAGCCGCGATGGGCGAAGCCTTACGCCTCACCTTCGAACGCTGGGGCTGGCCTCTTCATCCTCTCCAGGACCTGTCTGCCCGTTTTGAAGCAGCAGGCATCACCAGCGAATGGGATATGGTGCCGCTGACCCTGGCAACCGCCCTGGAGGCCTGGGCAGCCCATCATAAGCAGGTGCCCGAGCCCGCTGTGCTGGAGATACACGGGCCCTCGCCGGGGCCCTGGGGAACCACCCCACCCCCGGACTTTGCCGCCTTGCCTCAGCGCCTCCGTCCTCACTTACAGAAGGGCCTGCCTCCGTCTGAAGTCACCTGGCGCCTCCAGGCCACTTCTTCTGCTCCCTTCCCTACCCTCGGCCGCAGTCCTCTGGCCGAACGGTTGCTCACCGGTACGCGAGAACCCTTACGCTCCCCTCTCACCCGCCTGTTTCAACTGCTGGTGCTGGGCGAAAAGGCCTTTGTCCAAACCTATGGGCTTGCCGCGCCCTTCACTTCCCCATCCTTGCTGCGTCGCCATGACCGCCCACGCCTCACCCCCGCGCTGCGCGACCGGGTTCAAGAGGCACGACGCTGGGGCCATCTGGCCGTCGGCGTGTTCACCGCCCGGCCCTCTCTCCCTCCACGGGGCACTCCCCTGCGACCAGGCTACCCTCCCGAAGCCGAGATGGCCCTGGAAGTGGTCGGCTGCCCCGACCTGCCCCTCATCGGTTTCGGGCGTCTCCAGGCCTTCCTGGCTGACTCAGCGGAGGGAAACACCGAAGACGGCGCAGAACGACTACTCAAACCCCACCCCTTTCACGCCCTGGCCGCCCTCCTGGCCGCCCTCACCGGGGACGAGGCACAAGCCCTTCGCCTGACGGCGGACTGGCTGTTTCGCCAGCGCCCCCCTTCACGGAGCCTTTTCCCTGCCCCGGGCCTGCACCTCATCGTGGTCGAAGACACCGCCCCAGGCATCCAATCAGCGCTTGGGGCCGCCGATGCGGTCCGCCAACTGGGCGTTCCCGTCCGGCTTACTCCCCTGGGCATCGCCAGCCACCCGGCCAAACAGCGAAGCCTCCACAACCTGGGTGTCCAAACCTTTCCCACCCTCCAGGAAGCACTGCAAACCCTCTTCCCACCCCCCTGGTAACCTTTGCGGGCATCACGCCAGAGCCCCTTGCTCCTCAGGCTTGACAGTCTGCGTGCAGTATGCTAAAATCTCTTAACCATTCAAAAATTCTTGAACATTCTCCTCTCTATGAATGACCATCCTACCCCCAAACCCATCAAAATCATCCGCGATCTGGACACCCTTAAGGTGCTCACCGATCCCTTGCGGATGCGCATCCTGGCCCTGCTGCGCCACCAGCCTCGCACCGTGAAGGAAGTCGCCCAGGCCCTGGCCATCCCCCCCACGCGCCTGTACTACCACTTCAACCTATTGGAACGCCACGACCTCATCCGTGTGGTGGGCACCCGCCTGGTCTCCGGCATCCTCGAGAAACGATATCAGGTCACGGCCTTCGCTTTCGATGTGGACCATCGGCTGTTGGCCCTGCACGCCGAAGAGGAGACGGGCTGGCCCCCCTCCATAACGCGTGTCGTGGAGAGCCTGCGGCAGGACCTAAACACACTGGTGGCCACCGGTCGGCTGCGGCACCTCATGGAAACCGCCTCCACCCAGGGTACGCCGGTCCCCTTGCGCCTTTCCCACGCCATGGCGCGGCTCACCCCCACACAAGTGGCGGCCTTTCTCGACCGGCTGCGCCGCCTGGTCGAGGAGTTCGAGGCTCACAGTCCCCCCGCCGACCAGGAGAGCGCCCTCTACACTCTCTTCCTGGCCTTCTACCCCACCCCGGCGCCCCCAGAAGAGGCCACACAGCCGCCTGACCAGAACAACCTGGAGGATACCGTATGACCCCGTCCCCCACTCTGCAATGGATTCCTTTCCGCTGGCAAAGCGCCCGCCTGGGCGAGCGCGACTTTCCCCACGCCGCCATGTTCCTCTTGGGCACCCTCCCCTCGCTGGACGGACTGCAAGGCTGGTTGCAATTCGATCTGGGCGCTCCCATCACCATACTTTACGAAAAGGCTTTTTCTCCGGCGCAACAAGAGCGCATCGGCGAGCATCCTCACCGTCCTCGCCCCGCCGTGCTCAATGGGCGGGAAATGCCCGTGGTGGACCTTTCCCTCCATATCGGGCCCTGGTCCATCGAGCGGGTGGCCTGGTTTCTCGGCTTTGGCGACGACGCCCCCCTCCCCGACGACGGTCGCCCCATTTTGGGCACCCTCGGCGCCGATTGGGCCCACGGCCACATTGTGGTGCTGGACTTCCCCAACCAACGCCTGTCCCGCTGTGAGGCCCTGCCCCCCGCCTGGGAAGAGCAGGCCCGTTGGGCCCCGCTGCGCCGTTCGGCGTACGGCCATGTGGTGCTGCAAATCACGGTAGACGGCACCCCCCGCTGGGCCATGTTCGACACCGGAAGCAGCCTCTTCCACCTGCTTACCGACCCCTACCAGTGGCAGCAACTCACTACCGGGGAAGTCAGCGAAACCTTCCCCATCACGGCTTGGGGGGAATCAATGGAGGTCATGGGCGGCCCGGCCCGCGCCAGGTTCGCCCTGGGCGGCCAGCCCCTCGCCGTCCCCATCATTCACTACCTTGAAGGCGAAGATCGGCGCCGCTTCCTGGAAGACAACG
The window above is part of the Anaerolineae bacterium genome. Proteins encoded here:
- the hisE gene encoding phosphoribosyl-ATP diphosphatase, yielding MNLTQLYTILKERQAHPHPESYTARLLAEGLPRIAQKVGEEATEVVVATLSQDDRRLTEEIADLAYHVLVLMVARGLTPEDIAAELERRHR
- the purH gene encoding bifunctional phosphoribosylaminoimidazolecarboxamide formyltransferase/IMP cyclohydrolase — protein: MPTALLSTYDKTRLVDFARQLHARGWQLIASGGTARTLKDAGLPVTPVNTITGEPEMLGGRVKTLHPAIHAGILARDTAEDRAALEARGWPLIDLVVVNLYPFEEVTARPETTLAETVEMIDIGGVALLRAAAKNFARVTVLCDPADYAEALDPADPAVFRLRMAQKAFAHTLAYDAAIQRYLAAQAAAPQAVHLALFPTYPLRYGENPHQSATYYATTPDAPPLAATIRYAGKPLSYNNLLDLDAAWRAVQAFEEPAVVVVKHLSPCGVAVGESVAQALPHAIASDPVSAFGSVIAANRLVDEAFVEALGKLFVEAIIAPGYTPEAEARLTQKRKRIRLLERANGLPAQESEYRSVLGGFLAQEVDHGDPADATWRVVTQKQPTEVEMATLRFAWKAVQHVKSNAVLLAQPTEGGFATVGIGGGQPNRVDCVRIAGERAGAKAAGSVLASDAFFPFPDGIEEAAKQGVTAIVQPGGSIRDAEVIAAANRLGLAMVFTGVRHFRH
- the hisI gene encoding phosphoribosyl-AMP cyclohydrolase, coding for MQRSSPLRTAWAWRWYSPACGIFGIRSATVPGVPVSGEGLPALKFDERGLIPAVVQDVHTLQVLMVAYMNAEALQRTLETGEAHFWSRSRQGLWHKGATSGNIQKVVEIRVDCDADTLLLLVEPAGPACHTGNTSCFYRRYPALTFALWPPAPSTDNPTTD
- a CDS encoding helix-turn-helix transcriptional regulator, with translation MNDHPTPKPIKIIRDLDTLKVLTDPLRMRILALLRHQPRTVKEVAQALAIPPTRLYYHFNLLERHDLIRVVGTRLVSGILEKRYQVTAFAFDVDHRLLALHAEEETGWPPSITRVVESLRQDLNTLVATGRLRHLMETASTQGTPVPLRLSHAMARLTPTQVAAFLDRLRRLVEEFEAHSPPADQESALYTLFLAFYPTPAPPEEATQPPDQNNLEDTV